The stretch of DNA TGGGACAAGCTATCATTGATGAGGAGGTAAAAAATGAAGGATTATATTGTAGGTGTAGACCTAGGAGGAACAAAGATCAGTTGTGCTATTTCTGATTTAAAGGGTAGAATTATAGCTCAGTCTACAATTCCAACATTAGCTGAAGAAGGAGAAAAGGCAGTATTAGACAGAATAATTAAGTCTATTGATACTGTAATAACTGAAGCTAAGGTTAAAACAAATGAGGTAAAAGCTATAGGTATAGGATCTCCAGGACCATTAGATTCTAAGAAGGGAATAATAATTACAACACCAAATCTTCCTTTTAAGGATTTTGATTTAGTTAAGCCTATAGTAGAATATTTCTCTATACCAGTATATCTTGATAATGATGCAAATGTTGCAGCAATTGGAGAGTTTATGTTTGGTGCAGGAAAAGGTACAGAAAACATGGTATACATTACTGTAAGTACTGGAGTAGGTGGAGGAGCTATACTAAATGGTAAGATATTTAGAGGAAGCACTTGCAATGCTTTAGAAGTTGGACATACTACAGTTTTCCCAGGTGGCCCAAGATGTGGTTGTGGAAATGTAGGTTGTTTAGAAGCAGTATCTTCTGGAACTGCAATTGGTAGAAGAGCAAATGAAGCAGTAAACTCTAAAGTAGAAACTTCATTAAGAAATTATGAAAAAGTTACTTCGTATGAAGTATTTAAAGAAGCTGAAAAAGGGGATGCAGTGTCTCAAAAGATTTTAGATGAAGCTTTAACTTATTTAGGTATAGGTGTAGCAAATATAATAGCGAGTTTCGATCCAGAAAAAGTTATTATAGGTGGCGGAGTTTCAAAAGGTGGAGACATTGTATTTAAAAAGGTTCAAGAAGTAGTTAATGAAAGATGCTTTAAGGTTATGTCAGATAACTGTAAGATTGAACCAGCAGGTTTAGGAACAGAAGCAGGGGTAATAGGTGCTTTAGCTTTAGCAATAATGGAAAGCGAATAAAATAGAGTATAATATAGGCTATCTCATAATTAAATGAGTAGCCTTTTTTTACTCTTTAGGTATTTATAATATTTTAGGTTCAGGATAAAATTATAAGTTTGAGTTATAATCTAAGGATTTACTTTAGGGTTTTAAGTTCAACTAATAATTTATTCATGCCCGAAAATGTCTAGAAAACCACATTTTCAAACAAGAATAAATTAGGTTTCCTATAAAAAACCCTATATACTCCCCTAAAGAGTAAAAAAAAGAATTAGTCGCCTGCCAAATTTTCCTCACATTCGTTTGGAAAGGCAGATGCGAGAAAAAAATCGACGGCTCACAATCGCCTTGACGATTTTTTTTATTTTAAAATAATCTAAAGAATAATGATTTTTTATTATTCATATTTTATAATATTGTTTAGTGAATATAATGCATTACTAGGAGGAAAAATGAAAAGCACAATATATCTAACAAGGCATGGAGAGACAATTTGGAACTTAGAAAAAAGGCTACAAGGATGGGGCGATTCTAAGCTCACTGAGAATGGTATAAAAAATGCAAAAAACTTAAATAAAAGAATTAAAGATGTAAATATAGATGTTATATACTCAAGTTCATCCAAAAGAGCAATGAAGACATCAGAAATAATAAGAGGCGACAAGAATATTCCTATTATTCCTAAGGATGGATTAAGAGAAATGGGATTTGGAGAATGGGAAGGATTAATATGGGAAGATATAGAGAAGTCAGATGAATATTCTGAGGAATTATATAATCTTTATAATGAGCCACTTAAATATAAGCCTTTTGGTGGCGAATCAATTGTTGAATTCAGTAAAAGAACGATTGAAACAATAAAAGAAATAATTAGTAAGAGTGATGGCAAGGATATATTAATTTTAACTCATGGAATGACATTAAAATTGGTTTTGGGATTTTTTGAAGGAATATCACCAGAAGAGGCAATTAAGGGGCCAATAATGGGACAAACATCCTTAACTAAAATAGTCATGGAAGAGGGAAAATATTCAATAGAATTAAGAAATGATACGACACATTATGAAGAGGATTATGAAAGAAAAGGATGGTAATCATTAAAATAAATTTCCATACATAAAAATTATGTTTCTGCATAGATTAAATAATGTAAGGACAAGAATTAATGGACGGGAGTGAATTAATGATGACAAAGGATAGTCAAGTAGATAATAAGCTTTCTAGGGAATTAAAATCAAACTGGGATCATAGGATTACTTCAGAGGAAGAAAAAAATAAAAATAGAACTGCAAAGAAACAGTCAATAGAGAGATCAGGGCAATAAATTCTTTTGC from Clostridium sp. 'White wine YQ' encodes:
- a CDS encoding ROK family protein; translation: MKDYIVGVDLGGTKISCAISDLKGRIIAQSTIPTLAEEGEKAVLDRIIKSIDTVITEAKVKTNEVKAIGIGSPGPLDSKKGIIITTPNLPFKDFDLVKPIVEYFSIPVYLDNDANVAAIGEFMFGAGKGTENMVYITVSTGVGGGAILNGKIFRGSTCNALEVGHTTVFPGGPRCGCGNVGCLEAVSSGTAIGRRANEAVNSKVETSLRNYEKVTSYEVFKEAEKGDAVSQKILDEALTYLGIGVANIIASFDPEKVIIGGGVSKGGDIVFKKVQEVVNERCFKVMSDNCKIEPAGLGTEAGVIGALALAIMESE
- a CDS encoding histidine phosphatase family protein — translated: MKSTIYLTRHGETIWNLEKRLQGWGDSKLTENGIKNAKNLNKRIKDVNIDVIYSSSSKRAMKTSEIIRGDKNIPIIPKDGLREMGFGEWEGLIWEDIEKSDEYSEELYNLYNEPLKYKPFGGESIVEFSKRTIETIKEIISKSDGKDILILTHGMTLKLVLGFFEGISPEEAIKGPIMGQTSLTKIVMEEGKYSIELRNDTTHYEEDYERKGW